A window of the Streptomyces sp. NBC_00250 genome harbors these coding sequences:
- a CDS encoding C40 family peptidase codes for MAAHRKPKQSPLGGQAGRTAATLALASAATATLFEGSGHAEPRPTTAQVKDKVDRLYEEAEVATERYNGAKEKADEARAAFERLRDEAARRTQRLNTARDGLGTMAAAQYRSGGLDPAVQLALTSDPDRYLERAALAEKAADRQAAAVSAVRRELAAVRQLRAESTGRLDALRGHETELRRQKAAVLGKLQAARTLLARLTTEERARYEAAEAGRDGSGHDGSGTTAGTSGTGGTATAATATATTRADRSSGGDRGPVTAPNARAAQAVSFAHAQLGKPYVWGATGPSAYDCSGLTQAAWRAAGVSLPRTTYTQINAGRRVSRSQLAPGDLIFFYSGISHVGLYIGGGQMIHAPRPGAPVRVAPIDEMPFAGATRVG; via the coding sequence GTGGCAGCACACCGAAAACCCAAGCAGTCGCCCCTCGGTGGTCAGGCGGGCCGCACCGCCGCCACACTCGCCCTCGCCTCCGCCGCGACCGCGACGCTTTTCGAGGGGTCCGGGCACGCGGAACCCCGCCCCACCACCGCCCAGGTCAAGGACAAGGTCGACCGGCTCTACGAAGAGGCCGAGGTCGCGACCGAGCGGTACAACGGGGCGAAGGAGAAGGCGGACGAGGCCCGCGCCGCGTTCGAGCGGCTGCGCGACGAGGCCGCCCGCAGGACCCAGCGGCTCAACACCGCGAGGGACGGGCTCGGGACCATGGCCGCCGCCCAGTACCGCTCCGGCGGCCTCGACCCCGCCGTGCAGCTCGCGCTCACCTCCGACCCCGACCGGTACCTGGAGCGGGCCGCGCTCGCCGAGAAGGCCGCGGACCGGCAGGCGGCCGCCGTCAGCGCGGTACGGCGCGAGCTCGCCGCGGTACGGCAGCTGCGCGCCGAGTCGACGGGACGCCTGGACGCGCTGCGCGGGCACGAGACGGAGCTGCGGCGACAGAAGGCGGCCGTGCTGGGCAAGCTCCAGGCGGCACGGACCCTGCTCGCCCGGCTCACCACGGAGGAACGGGCCCGGTACGAAGCGGCCGAGGCCGGCCGCGACGGCTCGGGCCACGACGGCTCGGGCACCACGGCCGGGACCAGCGGCACCGGTGGTACGGCCACGGCCGCCACCGCCACCGCCACCACGCGGGCCGACCGCTCCTCGGGCGGCGACCGCGGACCGGTGACGGCCCCGAACGCACGGGCCGCCCAGGCCGTCTCCTTCGCCCACGCCCAGCTCGGCAAGCCGTACGTGTGGGGGGCGACGGGTCCCTCCGCGTACGACTGCTCGGGCCTGACCCAGGCCGCCTGGCGCGCGGCCGGTGTCTCCCTGCCGCGCACCACGTACACCCAGATCAACGCCGGCCGGCGCGTCTCCCGGTCCCAGCTCGCCCCCGGTGACCTGATCTTCTTCTACTCCGGGATCAGCCACGTCGGGCTCTACATCGGCGGCGGCCAGATGATCCACGCCCCCCGCCCCGGCGCCCCGGTGCGGGTAGCCCCCATCGACGAGATGCCGTTCGCGGGAGCGACCCGGGTGGGATGA
- a CDS encoding response regulator transcription factor: MSDETGAATGTEAGAAGPERRVRVVLVDDHRMFRTGVQAEIGRTEVTGVEVVGEAADVDQAVTVITATRPEVVLLDVHLPGGGGVEVLRRCASLMGAADDPVRFLALSVSDAAEDVIGVIRGGARGYVTKTITGTDLVDSIFRVQEGDAVFSPRLAGFVLDAFASTDAPPVDEDMDRLTQREREVLRLIARGYAYKEIAKQLYISVKTVESHVSAVLRKLQLSNRHELTRWATARRLV, translated from the coding sequence ATGAGCGACGAGACCGGAGCAGCGACCGGAACCGAGGCGGGGGCGGCCGGCCCGGAGCGCCGGGTGCGGGTGGTGCTCGTCGACGACCACCGGATGTTCCGTACGGGAGTGCAGGCCGAGATCGGCCGGACCGAGGTCACCGGCGTCGAGGTGGTCGGCGAGGCCGCCGACGTCGACCAGGCGGTCACCGTCATCACGGCGACCCGCCCCGAGGTCGTCCTCCTCGACGTGCACCTGCCGGGCGGCGGCGGGGTCGAGGTGCTGCGCCGCTGCGCGAGCCTGATGGGCGCGGCGGACGACCCGGTCCGCTTCCTCGCCCTGTCCGTCTCGGACGCGGCCGAGGACGTCATCGGGGTGATCCGGGGCGGTGCCCGGGGCTATGTCACCAAGACGATCACCGGTACCGACCTGGTCGACTCGATCTTCCGGGTCCAGGAGGGCGACGCCGTCTTCTCGCCCCGGCTCGCCGGATTCGTCCTGGACGCCTTCGCGTCGACGGACGCGCCGCCGGTGGACGAGGACATGGACCGGCTGACCCAGCGGGAGCGGGAGGTGCTGCGGCTGATCGCCCGGGGGTACGCGTACAAGGAGATCGCCAAGCAGCTCTACATCTCGGTGAAGACGGTCGAGTCGCACGTCTCGGCGGTGCTGCGGAAGCTCCAGCTCTCCAACCGCCACGAGCTGACCCGCTGGGCAACGGCCCGCCGCCTGGTCTGA